A single genomic interval of Coregonus clupeaformis isolate EN_2021a chromosome 36, ASM2061545v1, whole genome shotgun sequence harbors:
- the btbd7 gene encoding BTB/POZ domain-containing protein 7 isoform X2 has translation MGVNASSYPHSCSPRFGGNSQSQQTFIGTSSYGSQGSGGEGKLYSLESGPEKPQDKKKKSSGLATLRRRFIKRRKSSRSADHVRQMRELLSGWDVRDANALVEEYEGTAALKELNLQAGLARAEARSLQRDLAALYQHKYCTDVDLIFQDACFPAHRAVLAARCPFFKTLLSSSPGYGAEVLLDVGTAGMDAPMFSALLHYLYTGELGPEVDARLRNMDVLVRLSEEFGTPSSLEEDMRGLYEHMCFYDSLLSFSSDSELAEVFSAGPAARVVAGGGGVGGGPVIQGPADEELRAHKAVLSARSPFFRNLLQRRIRTGEEITERALQTPTRIILDESIIPKKYACVILHCMYTDAVELALVLRGSPSAGSLGEVQALVAGGRGLASRAEEAMELYHIALFLEFSMLAQERYLLLSA, from the coding sequence GGACATCCTCCTATGGCTCCCAGGGCTCTGGAGGAGAGGGGAAGCTCTACAGCCTGGAGTCCGGCCCCGAGAAGCCCCAGGACAAAAAGAAGAAGAGCTCGGGCCTAGCCACGCTCAGGAGGAGATTCATCAAGCGCCGCAAGTCCAGCCGCTCGGCCGACCACGTGCGGCAGATGCGCGAGCTCCTCTCAGGTTGGGACGTGCGTGATGCCAACGCCCTGGTTGAGGAGTACGAGGGTACAGCAGCTCTCAAGGAGCTGAACCTGCAGGCGGGACTGGCGCGAGCCGAGGCCCGGAGCCTGCAGCGCGACCTGGCCGCGCTCTACCAGCACAAGTACTGCACGGACGTGGACCTGATCTTCCAGGATGCCTGCTTCCCCGCGCACCGCGCCGTGCTGGCTGCCCGTTGCCCCTTCTTCAAGACGCTTCTGTCGTCGTCGCCGGGCTACGGCGCTGAGGTGCTCCTGGACGTGGGCACGGCAGGCATGGACGCGCCCATGTTCTCGGCATTGCTGCACTACCTGTACACAGGCGAGCTGGGCCCAGAGGTGGATGCGCGGCTGCGGAACATGGACGTGCTGGTGCGCCTGAGCGAGGAGTTTGGCACACCTAGCTCACTGGAGGAGGACATGCGTGGCCTTTACGAGCACATGTGCTTCTACGACTCACTGCTCAGCTTCTCATCTGACTCGGAGCTGGCGGAGGTCTTCAGCGCCGGGCCAGCTGCTAGGGTAGTGGCTgggggaggaggggtaggaggaggaCCGGTCATCCAAGGACCCGCAGACGAAGAGCTGCGCGCCCACAAGGCTGTCCTCTCGGCCCGCTCTCCTTTCTTCCGGAACCTCCTGCAGCGGCGCATCCGCACCGGCGAGGAGATCACGGAGCGCGCTCTGCAGACTCCCACACGCATCATCCTGGACGAGTCCATCATCCCCAAGAAATATGCCTGTGTCATCTTGCACTGCATGTACACGGACGCCGTGGAGCTAGCACTTGTGCTGAGGGGAAGCCCCTCGGCTGGGAGCCTGGGGGAGGTGCAGGCCCTGGTGGCCGGAGGCAGGGGGCTTGCCAGTCGTGCTGAGGAGGCAATGGAGCTCTACCACATTGCCCTTTTCCTGGAGTTCAGCATGCTGGCCCAAG